CCTGGATCATGTCCTCCTCTACGGCCCCCCCGGCCTGGGAAAGACGACCCTCGCCAACATCATCGCCTGTGAGATGGGGGTGAACATCAAGTCGACTTCAGGGCCGGTCATCGAGCGCCCCGGCGACCTGGCGGCGATTCTCACCAACCTGGAACCCCACGACGTACTCTTCATCGACGAGATTCACCGCCTTTCACACGTGGTGGAGGAAATCCTCTACCCCGCCATGGAGGATTACCAGCTCGACATCATCATCGGCCAGGGGCCCAGTGCCCGCACCATCAAGCTGGACCTCCCGAAATTCACCCTCGTGGGGGCCACCACCAGGGCGGGGCTCCTCTCTTCGCCCCTGCGGGACCGCTTCGGGGTCATTTCCCGGCTGGAGTTCTACACCGACGACGAGCTCACCACCATCGTCACCCGCTCGGCCCGGATTCTGGATATCGGCATCGAGCCGGAGGGTGCCCGGGAGCTGGCGCGCCGGAGCCGCGGCACCCCCCGCATCGCCAACCGGCTGCTGCGCCGGGTGCGTGACTTCGCCCAGGTGCGGGCCGACGGAGTAATCACCGCCAGTGTGGTGGATGATTCCCTGAAACTCCTGGAGATCGACGAGAAGGGGTTTGACCAGATGGACCGGACCATAATGCTGGCCATCATCGACAAGTTCGGCGGCGGACCCGTGGGACTCGACACCATTGCCGCGGCCATCGGCGAGGAGCGGGACACCATCGAGGATGTCTACGAGCCGTTCCTCATCCAGCACGGTTTCATCAACCGCACTCCCAGGGGGCGCGTGGCTACCAGGACCGCCTTTGAGCACTTCGGCCGCATTGCGCCGCCGTCAGCCCAAGGCACCCTTTTTTAGAGCATTACCATGCAGCTTGTCTTCGACTTTCCTGTAAATCCAAAGTACTCCTTCGACAATTTCGTCGTCTGCTCCGGCAATGAAACCGCTTACCGTTTTGCCGAGCGCCTTACGGACGAGGGGGAGCCGGAGAACCTTCTATACCTCCATGGCCCATCCGGCTCCGGAAAGACCCACCTCCTCATGGCGGTTGGCGCCCGGTTCAGCGAGCGCGTGGGACTTTCGTCGGTTCCCTGCATCTCCTTCAAGGATGTTGATGAGGTCTACGGCGGAGAATATCCGGCTGAGGCGGTGTCGAAACTGGCCGAGTGTTTTCGGGATGCGCCGGCGCTTCTCGTGGACGACATCCATCTCATCCCCGACCAGCAGTCCGTGCGGGTCGAGCTCTGGCAGCTGTTCAACGATTTCTACCAGGCCGGTCGTCCCATTGCCATTACCGGTTTCTACCCCCCAAAAGAACTTCCCACCCTTGACGGCCACCTTATCTCACGCCTCCTCTGGGGGCTGGTTGCCCGTGTCGACATTTCCGACGACGACTCCCGCCGCCTCATAATGAAGAAACTTGCCGGCGACAGGCAGATCGTCCTCCCCTCCGACGTCATCGACTATCTTCTGCTCCACGTCCGTCGCGACGTACCCTCCCTCATCGAGGCTCTCGATGCCATCAGCCGCTATGCACTGGCCGCCAAGCGGAAAGTTTCCGTCCGCCTGACCCGTGAGGCGCTGGTGCTGTAAGGCTCCCGCGGCTTTTAGCCCTTTTCCCCATTGATTTTTTCATCTGCTCCAGCCCGATTGTTAACAATTTTTTTTGATCTGAAACCTTTTTGTAAACTTTCGTGGAGGAAAACGTCGGCTAAATTTACATTTTGTGGAGGGTTCCCGATGTGTCGTTAAAATGCCAAGTGATATCAAGTGGTTGTTTCTGGCGTGTTTTTTGCTGAATAGAGGGGTAAATACGAAGAATTACGCCGTGAAGGGGGTCTATCATGAAAATGAAAAAATTAATTACGGCATCCGCTCTTATCCTTAGTGCCGCGGGGATCTATGCTTCACCGGCGGCGGCGGTAACTCTTCCCACGCCTCCCGGCTTTGTGGACGGTATCCAGACCGCCATCATGTACGATGACTTCTGGTCATACTCCAACCAGATCCTTCGCACGATCCAGGATAAACAACCTCAGTATCTGCCAATCTCGACCTATGGCGATTTCGGTTTCGCCACTGGCACCGGCGGCCTTGACCTGATTCTGTATACCGGTGCTAACGGTGCCGATAACCTGGGAACCGGCCCCGGCGGCACCTTCAATTTCGAAAATCCGACTCCTACTCCGGCGGGTGGCGCAAACTTTGTTTCCGGATGGTGGGGACAGAACG
The nucleotide sequence above comes from Geobacter benzoatilyticus. Encoded proteins:
- the ruvB gene encoding Holliday junction branch migration DNA helicase RuvB, whose product is MTRLVTPDITEDDMIESSLRPRALDDYIGQEKAKGNLRVFIDAARKRNEALDHVLLYGPPGLGKTTLANIIACEMGVNIKSTSGPVIERPGDLAAILTNLEPHDVLFIDEIHRLSHVVEEILYPAMEDYQLDIIIGQGPSARTIKLDLPKFTLVGATTRAGLLSSPLRDRFGVISRLEFYTDDELTTIVTRSARILDIGIEPEGARELARRSRGTPRIANRLLRRVRDFAQVRADGVITASVVDDSLKLLEIDEKGFDQMDRTIMLAIIDKFGGGPVGLDTIAAAIGEERDTIEDVYEPFLIQHGFINRTPRGRVATRTAFEHFGRIAPPSAQGTLF
- a CDS encoding DnaA ATPase domain-containing protein: MQLVFDFPVNPKYSFDNFVVCSGNETAYRFAERLTDEGEPENLLYLHGPSGSGKTHLLMAVGARFSERVGLSSVPCISFKDVDEVYGGEYPAEAVSKLAECFRDAPALLVDDIHLIPDQQSVRVELWQLFNDFYQAGRPIAITGFYPPKELPTLDGHLISRLLWGLVARVDISDDDSRRLIMKKLAGDRQIVLPSDVIDYLLLHVRRDVPSLIEALDAISRYALAAKRKVSVRLTREALVL